A single region of the Cynocephalus volans isolate mCynVol1 chromosome 12, mCynVol1.pri, whole genome shotgun sequence genome encodes:
- the OLR1 gene encoding oxidized low-density lipoprotein receptor 1, with the protein MNLEMTFDDFKIKTMKDQTDQKSDEEKAKGLCFLSSPWWCPAAVTLGTLCLGLLVTIVMLGMQLSQVFDLLKQQQANLTHQENIAEGQILARRQAEEASQESEKELKEMIETLARKLDEKSKKQMELHHQNRNLQEALERAANFSGPCPQDWLWHEENCYLFSSGPFNWEKSQENCLSLDAQLLKINSTNDLDFIKQAVSHSSFPFWMGLSRRKPNYSWLWEDGSPLMPHLFRLQGAVSQKYPSGTCAYIQRGVVFAENCILAAFSICQKKADLLRAQ; encoded by the exons ATGAATTTGGAAATGACTTTTGATGACTTCAAGATCAAGACTATGAAGGACCAGACTGATCAGAAGTCAGATGAAGAGAAAGCTAAAG gtctttgttttctttcttctccgtGGTGGTGTCCTGCTGCTGTGACTCTAGGGACCCTTTGCCTGGGATTACTAGTGACCATTGTAATGCTGGGGATGCAAT TATCCCAGGTGTTTGACCTCCTAAAGCAACAGCAAGCAAACCTTACTCACCAGGAAAATATAGCGGAGGGACAGATCTTAGCCCGTCGGCAGGCAGAAGAAGCTTCCCAGGAGTCAGAAAAGGAACTCAAGGAAATGATAGAAACCCTTGCCCGGAAGCTGGATGAGAAATCTAAAAAGCAAATGGAACTTCACCACCAGAATCGGAATCTCCAAGAAGCTCTGGAGAGAGCAGCAAATTTTTCAG GTCCTTGTCCCCAAGACTGGCTCTGGCATGAAGAAAACTGTTACTTATTTTCCTCTGGCCCATTTAATTGGGAAAAGAGCCAGGAGAACTGCTTGTCTTTGGATGCCCAGTTGCTGAAAATTAATAGTACAAATGACCTG GACTTCATCAAGCAAGCAGTTTCCCATTCCAGTTTCCCATTCTGGATGGGGTTGTCTCGGAGGAAACCCAACTACTCATGGCTCTGGGAGGACGGTTCTCCTTTGATGCCCCACTT GTTTAGGCTTCAAGGTGCTGTTTCCCAGAAGTACCCTTCGGGCACCTGTGCATACATACAACGGGGAGTTGTTTTTGCTGAAAACTGCATTTTAGCTGCATTCAGTATATGTCAAAAGAAGGCAGATCTATTAAGAGCACAGTGA